The Benincasa hispida cultivar B227 chromosome 9, ASM972705v1, whole genome shotgun sequence genome has a segment encoding these proteins:
- the LOC120086100 gene encoding uncharacterized protein LOC120086100 → MSWVKGKSPGWAAFNLKQQNNGLQDEVDRDPFPPVSTTLSSLPPCENSHHVNGRSGRSFSFAPHPSANSLTSPEKFDAKKTTLENIGAKKTILDVSNLQNGKKVVEETADVLSFWKLKELHSWADISLIMDVMEAVNNNFDEASTLLKTMVASDNFEINNEMSTLGLPYSNDLSWVTGNYPGWEEFNLKQHNRGLQDETDLEPLPPMLTGHSSLPPCESLHRVYGCSGKSFSSVPRASADSLTSPENYGAKKTIPDDSSIQSGKKVVEESADGLAFWKLKELHSWADFSLIVDIMEAVNNNFNEASTLLKTMVSSDNFDINDEMSTLVLDSANDLLCNGKNDVSTSLERTANIPIPSSTLKDVQGVHQNNNACEENYTKLFENNYFERNFFHNAGYPKIGLGLSKSVPIEPEWEEDDIYLSHRKDAIAMMRSASQHSRAATNAYLRKDHASAKYHSSRAQEQWLAAKMLNDKAANEILQTRNSKNGLWKLDLHGLHAAEAVQALQEHLLKIETRNASNRSLSPKKSERKGFQCASSLEYLSCMDSKVDKESPSSRHRPTSLEVITGIGKHSRGEATLPKAVTSFLSENGYRFEQLRPGTISIRPKFRR, encoded by the exons ATGTCGTGGGTGAAGGGTAAATCTCCTGGTTGGGCAGCTTTTAACCTTAAGCAGCAGAATAATGGCCTTCAAGATGAGGTTGACCGGGATCCCTTCCCACCAGTGTCAACCACCCTTTCCTCTCTGCCACCTTGTGAAAACTCGCACCATGTTAATGGTCGTTCAGGGAGATCTTTCTCATTTGCTCCCCATCCTTCTGCCAATTCTCTGACTTCACCAGAAAAATTTGATGCAAAAAAGACAACTCTAGAAAATATTGGTGCAAAGAAGACAATACTTGATGTTTCTAACCTTCAAAATGGCAAGAAGGTGGTTGAAGAAACCGCTGATGTTTTATCCTTTTGGAAGCTTAAAGAGCTTCATTCCTGGGCCGATATTAGCTTGATTATGGATGTAATGGAAGCTGTAAATAATAACTTCGATGAGGCATCTACTTTATTAAAAACAATGGTCGCTAGTGACAATTTTGAGATCAATAATGAGATGAGCACCTTAGGACTGCCTTACTCTAACGATCTATCGTGGGTGACGGGTAATTATCCTGGCTGGGAAGAGTTTAACCTTAAGCAACATAATAGAGGCCTTCAAGATGAAACTGACCTGGAACCACTCCCACCAATGTTAACCGGCCATTCCTCTCTGCCACCCTGTGAAAGCTTGCATAGAGTTTATGGGTGTTCAGGGAAATCTTTCTCATCTGTACCCCGTGCTTCTGCCGATTCTCTAACTTCTCCAGAAAATTATGGTGCAAAGAAGACAATACCTGATGATTCTAGCATTCAAAGTGGCAAGAAGGTGGTTGAAGAAAGTGCTGATGGGTTAGCCTTTTGGAAGCTTAAAGAGCTTCATTCTTGGGCTGATTTTAGCTTGATTGTGGATATAATGGAAGCTGTTAATAATAACTTCAATGAGGCATCTACTTTATTAAAAACAATGGTTTCGAGTGACAATTTTGATATCAATGATGAGATGAGCACTTTAGTATTGGATTCCGCTAATGATTTATTGTGCAATGGGAAGAATGATGTAAGTACATCATTAGAAAGAACAGCTAATATTCCTATCCCTAGCTCCACACTAAAGGATGTGCAAGGCGTGcatcaaaataataatgcatGTGAAGAAAATTATACCAAATtgtttgaaaataattattttgaaagaaatttcttTCATAATGCCGGATATCCAAAAATAGGTCTTGGTTTGTCAAAGTCTGTTCCTATTGAGCCCGAGTGGGAAGAAGATGATATTTACCTGAGCCATCGGAAAGATGCTATAGCAATGATGAG GTCTGCATCTCAACATTCAAGGGCAGCCACTAATGCCTATCTTAGGAAAGATCATGCTTCTGCCAAGTATCATTCATCAAGAGCTCAAGAACAATGGCTAGCTGCAAAAATGTTAAATGATAAGGCAGCTAATGAAATTTTACAAACAAGGAATAGTAAAAATGGGCTCTGGAAGTTGGATTTACATGGGCTTCACGCCGCAGAGGCTGTTCAAGCCTTGCAAGAACACTTACTGAAAATTGAAACTCGGAATGCCTCCAATCGGTCGTTGTCACCAAAGAAATCTGAGAGGAAAGGATTCCAATGTGCTTCATCCCTCGAGTATCTTAGTTGTATGGACTCAAAGGTGGACAAAGAATCACCATCATCTAGACATAGGCCCACATCACTGGAAGTCATAACAG GTATAGGTAAACATAGTAGGGGGGAAGCTACTCTACCAAAGGCTGTGACAAGTTTTCTTAGTGAAAATGG GTACCGTTTCGAACAGTTAAGGCCTGGGACGATCAGCATTAGACCAAAGTTTCGAAGGTAA